One window of Trichoderma breve strain T069 chromosome 3, whole genome shotgun sequence genomic DNA carries:
- a CDS encoding ubiquitin family domain-containing protein, with protein sequence MDSSSRRSRSRSPPRRAPKGSGGFRWKDKSRPSDDNRGSYDSRRDRYGDRDRDRERERDRGRDRDYGERRRDYRDRSRDRGGRDRYEGRPRSRSPRRHGSGPKDTGDKVKRDDKKEKKETKTPKAAVGAGQEFIIVHVNDRLGTKSAIPCLPSDTVGQFKLMIAARIGREAGQIMLRRQGERPFKDHITLEDYGISNGVQLDLEVDTGD encoded by the coding sequence aTGGACTCTTCCTCGCGAAGATCGCGATCGCGATCACCTCCGCGGAGGGCGCCAAAAGGCAGTGGTGGGTTTCGGTGGAAGGATAAAAGCCGCCCAAGCGACGACAACCGCGGCAGCTATGATTCGAGAAGAGACCGATATGGAGACCGAGACCGGGATCGAGAAAGAGAACGTGACCGAGGCCGCGACCGCGATTATGGAGAGCGACGACGTGACTACCGCGATCGCTCGCGGGATCGTGGTGGCCGTGATCGATACGAGGGCCGCCCAAGATCGCGATCTCCTCGGCGACATGGTTCTGGACCAAAAGACACGGGCGACAAGGTGAAGAGAgacgacaagaaggaaaagaaagaaaccaagaCTCCCAAAGCTGCCGTTGGAGCGGGACAAGAGTTTATCATTGTTCATGTCAACGACCGGCTGGGCACCAAGTCAGCCATTCCATGCTTGCCTTCGGACACGGTTGGGCAGTTCAAGCTCATGATTGCGGCGCGCATTGGACGAGAAGCGGGACAGATTATGCTGAGACGGCAGGGCGAACGGCCTTTTAAGGATCACATCACGTTGGAGGACTATGGCATCTCGAATGGAGTCCAGCTGGATCTCGAGGTTGACACTGGCGATTGA